Proteins co-encoded in one Spirosoma endbachense genomic window:
- a CDS encoding YfiT family bacillithiol transferase: MQEQDLYKLRYPIGDFAYGSIFTTEQNHEHIAVIAGMPRKLTELVGRWGDDRLDTPYRPDGWTVRQVVHHVVDSHINAYVRVKLALTENNPTISPYEEGDWAKLADYTLDVAPSLVILCNLHLRWVTVLKSLTEDQRQRTYFHPGSQRSFPISEVMGIYAWHGEHHYQHIYQLAVRNGWV; the protein is encoded by the coding sequence ATGCAGGAGCAAGACCTATATAAACTCCGTTACCCCATAGGCGATTTTGCTTATGGGAGTATTTTTACAACTGAGCAGAATCACGAACACATCGCGGTTATTGCCGGGATGCCCAGGAAACTGACCGAACTCGTAGGCAGGTGGGGCGATGATCGCCTTGATACGCCCTACCGCCCCGATGGCTGGACTGTTCGGCAGGTCGTACACCACGTCGTTGACAGCCATATTAATGCGTATGTGCGGGTTAAACTGGCTCTTACGGAAAACAATCCAACCATTTCACCCTACGAGGAAGGCGATTGGGCTAAACTAGCTGACTATACACTTGATGTTGCCCCATCACTGGTAATCCTATGTAATTTACATCTGCGCTGGGTAACAGTACTGAAATCGCTTACTGAAGATCAACGGCAGCGCACGTATTTCCATCCTGGAAGTCAGCGTTCTTTTCCCATATCGGAGGTAATGGGAATCTATGCGTGGCACGGCGAACATCACTATCAGCACATTTATCAACTGGCCGTTCGGAACGGTTGGGTATGA
- a CDS encoding DNA-3-methyladenine glycosylase family protein: protein MQPATALISPLDHLAQDAVMARLIQETPSPKIFNDYAGDVYLALLESIVSQQISVKAADAIFSRFRQLFADSYPDPNELLLKSTDELRSAGLSFQKIKYLQSVAGFSLANPMDRAHLDPMTDEEIVQYLLPIKGVGRWTVEMLLMFVLDRPDVFPIDDLVIRQRMLLAYPEQTNGLTGKALYKVLHQIADPWRPYRTTASRYLWRWKPL from the coding sequence ATGCAGCCCGCTACAGCCCTCATTTCTCCCCTGGATCATCTTGCTCAGGACGCCGTCATGGCCCGTTTGATACAGGAAACACCCTCACCAAAAATCTTCAATGACTACGCCGGTGATGTCTATCTGGCCCTGCTCGAAAGCATCGTTTCCCAACAGATTTCGGTGAAGGCAGCCGATGCCATTTTTTCCCGATTCCGGCAACTGTTCGCCGACAGTTACCCCGACCCCAACGAGTTGCTTCTGAAGTCAACCGACGAGTTGCGAAGCGCCGGTTTGTCGTTCCAGAAAATCAAGTACCTGCAAAGTGTTGCCGGGTTTTCGCTGGCCAATCCAATGGACCGGGCTCATCTAGATCCGATGACGGACGAAGAAATCGTGCAATACCTGCTTCCGATTAAAGGAGTTGGCCGCTGGACGGTTGAGATGCTGCTTATGTTCGTGCTGGATCGTCCTGACGTTTTCCCGATCGACGATCTGGTCATTCGTCAGCGGATGTTGCTGGCGTATCCAGAGCAAACCAATGGACTTACGGGTAAAGCACTCTACAAAGTCCTGCATCAGATTGCCGACCCCTGGAGACCCTATCGCACAACAGCTAGTCGGTATTTATGGCGCTGGAAGCCGCTCTAA
- a CDS encoding DUF1801 domain-containing protein, producing MNEQEQINEYITSQPEPKRIDMEELHRLVLQVLPGCKLWFDTGKNSENKTVANPTIGYGFQTIKYADGKIRDFFQIGLSANKTGISVYILGINDKAYLAQTFGKEIGKASVTGYCIRFKNLKDINIDILEAAIRYGVEVTNEN from the coding sequence ATGAACGAACAGGAGCAAATCAACGAGTATATTACCAGCCAACCTGAACCCAAACGTATTGATATGGAAGAGTTGCACAGGCTCGTCCTTCAAGTTTTACCAGGTTGTAAATTATGGTTCGACACTGGTAAAAACAGCGAAAATAAAACAGTTGCTAACCCTACTATAGGCTACGGATTTCAAACCATAAAATATGCTGATGGAAAGATCCGGGATTTTTTTCAAATTGGTTTGAGCGCGAACAAAACCGGAATCTCTGTCTATATCCTCGGTATCAACGATAAGGCATACTTAGCCCAAACGTTTGGGAAAGAAATAGGCAAAGCGAGCGTAACCGGGTATTGCATTAGATTCAAAAATCTGAAAGATATAAATATCGACATACTTGAAGCAGCAATACGATATGGGGTCGAGGTTACGAATGAAAATTGA
- a CDS encoding inositol monophosphatase family protein: MTTNVSAQSSLDLAAITRDICTIATDAGEFLLQERSKFQREAIEYKGLNNLVSYVDKETEKQLVVRLSQLLPQAGFITEEGTTGQEADPTALNWIIDPLDGTANFIHDLPVFSVSIGLAQGSTPLAGVVYDPNRDECFSAWKGGGAYCNGTKISVSPATQLGESLIATGFPYYTFDKMPKYLQILESLMKQTHGLRRLGSAAIDLAYVACGRFEAFYEYNLHSWDMAAGVLLVHEAGGIVTDFDGGDAFLFRGDVIAGSGMQPELLKAIQEYWQ, from the coding sequence ATGACCACTAACGTTTCAGCCCAATCTTCCCTCGATTTAGCCGCCATCACCCGCGACATTTGTACAATTGCCACCGATGCCGGTGAATTTCTGCTTCAGGAGCGAAGCAAATTTCAGCGAGAAGCCATTGAATACAAAGGCTTGAATAATTTAGTATCCTATGTCGATAAAGAAACGGAAAAACAACTGGTTGTTCGCCTGAGTCAGTTGTTGCCGCAAGCCGGATTTATTACGGAAGAGGGAACCACTGGTCAGGAGGCTGACCCGACTGCGCTCAACTGGATTATCGATCCGCTCGATGGTACGGCCAATTTTATCCATGATCTACCCGTGTTTTCGGTCAGTATCGGACTGGCTCAGGGCAGTACACCCCTTGCCGGTGTTGTCTATGATCCTAACCGTGACGAATGTTTTTCGGCCTGGAAAGGGGGAGGAGCCTACTGCAATGGTACTAAAATTTCGGTTTCTCCGGCAACTCAACTGGGTGAGAGCCTGATTGCAACGGGTTTTCCGTATTATACCTTCGACAAGATGCCGAAGTACCTTCAGATTCTGGAGTCGTTGATGAAGCAAACGCACGGACTGCGTCGGTTGGGCTCAGCAGCCATCGATCTGGCTTATGTGGCCTGCGGGCGATTCGAGGCTTTTTATGAATACAATCTCCACTCCTGGGATATGGCAGCGGGCGTACTGCTCGTGCACGAAGCGGGGGGAATTGTCACTGATTTTGACGGTGGTGATGCATTCCTGTTCCGGGGCGATGTCATTGCGGGGTCTGGCATGCAGCCGGAATTACTAAAAGCGATACAGGAATACTGGCAATAA
- a CDS encoding FeoB-associated Cys-rich membrane protein, with protein sequence MQEFIIFLIFAFAVGYMGNRAYRSFFKKQAGCGKGCGCETDAKTSAITTAK encoded by the coding sequence ATGCAGGAGTTCATCATCTTTCTGATCTTTGCTTTTGCCGTGGGGTATATGGGTAATCGGGCCTACCGAAGTTTCTTCAAAAAGCAGGCAGGCTGTGGCAAAGGATGCGGTTGTGAAACCGACGCAAAAACGTCGGCGATAACTACCGCGAAATGA
- a CDS encoding DUF4403 family protein: MNTQRIIGFFIVFAALLASVSCNRVRSKPPAAQDFEPAIPDPISYVAGDITFKIADLERKINKSLGVVLVPEETFEGKKGEAWHIRVERTGPVRIQYANRKVSFSAPLQVWYTNPIGLRKIRKRRPLCALAVNFVSPLSIGSNWRLATRSRFENYHWIHRPTVQMLGVKIGVTKLAESILDKRKAEIEAAIDKAVHTELRLDRHVRKVWRDIQKPLRIAKKPEEIWIIPKPFSIAAAPVFGDEKRITVPLQIAFRVDTKVGPKPIVTELERLPRLLRRAKTPEASRLEVRAFIPFEDANRVLAKALDEQKIKLAGGKVKIKNATVYGGGRSLIVKTEVTGAVNGTLYFHGQPSYDTLNNTLEIKSLDFDVDTKERLFATADWLLHDHFRDSLQSVMVIPLRHQISELPEKIETAFARGGAGRKTTLNIDSFRLVPQRVVVRPDGVQVLIKVESKVAVRVKKL; encoded by the coding sequence GTGAACACTCAACGTATCATCGGATTTTTTATAGTATTTGCGGCCCTTCTGGCTTCCGTAAGTTGTAATCGTGTCCGGTCAAAGCCGCCGGCAGCGCAGGATTTTGAGCCGGCTATCCCGGACCCAATATCGTATGTGGCAGGCGATATAACGTTTAAGATCGCGGATCTTGAACGGAAGATCAATAAATCGCTGGGTGTCGTGCTGGTTCCTGAAGAAACCTTTGAAGGAAAGAAAGGCGAAGCCTGGCACATTCGCGTCGAGCGAACAGGCCCAGTTCGTATTCAATATGCTAACCGAAAGGTTTCTTTCTCGGCTCCCCTGCAAGTGTGGTACACCAATCCGATTGGGCTGCGCAAGATTCGGAAACGGCGTCCGCTTTGTGCCTTGGCGGTTAATTTTGTGAGCCCTCTTTCTATTGGTTCCAACTGGCGATTGGCAACCCGGTCGAGGTTTGAAAACTACCACTGGATTCATCGGCCAACGGTTCAGATGTTAGGGGTAAAAATTGGCGTCACTAAACTGGCCGAAAGTATTCTTGATAAACGGAAAGCTGAAATAGAAGCCGCGATCGATAAGGCCGTGCATACTGAATTACGGCTGGATCGTCATGTAAGAAAAGTTTGGCGCGATATCCAGAAGCCATTGCGCATCGCTAAAAAGCCTGAAGAAATCTGGATTATTCCTAAACCATTCAGTATTGCGGCCGCCCCTGTTTTTGGGGATGAAAAACGCATTACGGTTCCACTGCAAATTGCATTTCGGGTCGATACAAAAGTAGGCCCCAAACCAATCGTTACGGAGCTTGAACGGCTTCCGCGTCTACTAAGACGAGCAAAAACACCGGAAGCATCGCGTCTGGAGGTGAGAGCTTTTATTCCCTTTGAAGATGCTAACCGGGTGTTAGCCAAAGCGTTGGATGAACAAAAGATCAAGCTGGCGGGTGGAAAAGTGAAAATTAAGAATGCTACCGTTTATGGAGGAGGACGCTCGTTGATTGTGAAAACAGAAGTGACTGGTGCTGTCAATGGCACTTTATACTTTCATGGGCAGCCTAGCTACGATACATTAAACAACACGCTGGAAATCAAATCGCTGGATTTTGACGTCGATACCAAGGAGCGCCTGTTTGCTACCGCCGACTGGTTACTGCACGACCATTTTCGTGATTCACTTCAATCCGTGATGGTTATTCCCTTACGGCATCAGATTTCTGAACTACCCGAAAAGATTGAAACGGCGTTTGCCCGCGGTGGAGCCGGGCGAAAGACAACACTGAATATCGATTCGTTCCGATTGGTGCCGCAGCGTGTTGTGGTTCGACCCGACGGCGTTCAGGTTCTCATTAAAGTAGAGTCGAAAGTGGCCGTGAGAGTGAAAAAGTTATAG
- a CDS encoding threonine synthase, which translates to MDTAISSSLLQSLHCSQCGQSYSPFTRQTVSVCCQMPLLASYQLNQGLDKAELLFREKSLWRYAELLPVLDPKNRVSLGEGFTPLLALPRLANTYSMRQLTLKDEGLNPTGSFKARGLSLAISKAKENGETACIVPTAGNAGVAMAAYCARAGLDAVVVMPRHTPEAFREECLAYGATVILIDGLINDCAAKVQDMNRYGDYFDVSTLKEPYRLEGKKTMGYEIAEQLNWQLPDVIMYPTGGGTGLIGLWKAFQEMKELGWLPADQPMPRLVAVQAENCCPVVETFWGRQANCKQYIGRPTLANGLAVPRPIGEPLMLKVLQESGGTAIAVSEEQMLEGVRELGRHEGLFVAPEGGAIWAATKQLLHDGWLRSDEHILLLNTGSGQKYLDNLKGIWQTQEHT; encoded by the coding sequence TGTTCGCAATGTGGACAGAGCTATTCGCCATTCACCCGGCAAACGGTGTCGGTTTGCTGCCAGATGCCCCTGCTGGCAAGTTACCAACTCAATCAGGGTCTCGACAAAGCAGAACTGCTATTCCGAGAAAAATCGCTCTGGCGCTATGCCGAACTCCTTCCGGTTCTGGACCCCAAAAACCGCGTTAGTTTAGGCGAAGGTTTTACGCCACTGCTTGCACTTCCCCGGCTGGCTAATACGTATTCGATGCGTCAGCTTACGCTTAAAGACGAAGGGCTTAACCCAACCGGGTCGTTTAAAGCGCGTGGTCTGAGTCTGGCCATTTCAAAAGCTAAGGAGAATGGCGAAACGGCATGCATCGTGCCAACGGCCGGTAATGCCGGGGTTGCCATGGCAGCCTATTGTGCCAGGGCTGGGCTTGACGCTGTCGTGGTTATGCCTCGGCACACTCCGGAAGCATTTCGGGAAGAATGCCTCGCGTATGGCGCTACTGTTATCCTAATCGACGGTCTGATCAATGACTGCGCGGCTAAAGTGCAGGACATGAATCGTTATGGCGATTATTTCGACGTTTCTACTCTGAAAGAACCGTATCGACTGGAAGGTAAAAAGACAATGGGGTATGAAATTGCCGAACAATTAAACTGGCAGCTACCCGATGTGATCATGTATCCTACGGGCGGTGGAACGGGGCTTATTGGCCTTTGGAAAGCGTTTCAGGAAATGAAAGAATTAGGCTGGCTCCCGGCAGACCAGCCAATGCCCAGACTGGTGGCGGTTCAGGCCGAAAACTGTTGTCCTGTTGTTGAAACGTTCTGGGGGAGGCAGGCCAACTGTAAACAATACATTGGTCGCCCCACGCTCGCCAATGGGCTGGCCGTTCCCCGGCCTATTGGAGAACCACTGATGCTGAAGGTATTACAGGAATCGGGTGGTACGGCTATTGCTGTCTCTGAAGAACAAATGCTGGAGGGCGTTCGTGAACTAGGTCGTCATGAAGGCCTTTTTGTAGCCCCCGAAGGCGGTGCGATCTGGGCCGCTACGAAGCAATTGCTACACGATGGCTGGTTACGTTCTGACGAACACATTTTGCTGCTCAATACAGGATCTGGCCAGAAATATCTGGATAATCTGAAAGGAATCTGGCAGACTCAGGAACATACTTGA
- a CDS encoding carbon-nitrogen hydrolase family protein, which produces MHIQTRTLQKEDYHDLKETMIEVYSGIGGDYWPKSSITKLLSIFPEGQFCVEVDGKVVASALAIRVKYDQFGDNHTYYEITGGYTFKTHSDEGDYLYGIEVFVHPDYRDLRLGRRLYDARKELCEQLNLKGILAGGRIPNYNKFADDLTPREYIAKVKQKEIYDPTLTFQLSNDFHVRKVLRGYLPGDTESKEYATLLEWINIYYVVEKDKKPHTDSIIRLGVIQWQMRLFKNLDSFLDQIEFFVNAVSDYRADFMVLPEFFNTPLMADFNDLPEPVAIRKLADFTEPVREKLCELAISYNVNIVGGSMPLVDDDGKLYNVAYLCRRDGSWEEYRKIHITPNEVRHYGMVGGYEIRAFDTDCGKIGMLICYDVEFPELGRILAQQGMQILFVPFLTDTQNGYSRVRHCAQARAIENECYVAISGCVGNLPKVHNMDINYAQSAVFTPSDFQFPTNAVKAEATTNTEMVLIADVDLSLLKELHEHGSVQVLKDRRTDLYDVTLKKAARKALKQKKASSDNDPEEVAPIITVAE; this is translated from the coding sequence ATGCATATACAAACCAGAACACTGCAAAAAGAAGATTATCACGACCTCAAAGAAACCATGATTGAGGTCTATAGTGGTATTGGGGGTGATTACTGGCCAAAAAGCTCGATCACGAAACTGCTGTCTATTTTTCCGGAAGGGCAGTTCTGCGTCGAAGTAGATGGTAAAGTGGTAGCCAGTGCCCTGGCAATTCGGGTTAAATACGATCAGTTTGGCGATAATCACACATACTACGAAATAACGGGGGGATACACATTCAAAACGCACAGCGATGAGGGCGATTACCTCTATGGCATTGAGGTTTTTGTGCACCCTGATTACCGCGACCTTCGGCTCGGTCGTCGACTATATGACGCCCGCAAGGAACTCTGCGAACAACTGAATCTGAAAGGTATTCTGGCAGGAGGACGCATTCCGAATTACAACAAATTTGCGGATGACCTGACTCCGCGTGAATACATCGCCAAAGTAAAGCAAAAAGAAATTTATGACCCGACGCTGACCTTTCAGCTCTCCAACGATTTCCACGTCCGGAAAGTCCTTCGTGGCTACCTGCCCGGCGATACCGAGTCGAAGGAATACGCTACGTTGCTGGAATGGATCAACATCTATTACGTTGTTGAGAAGGACAAAAAACCGCATACCGATTCAATCATTCGGCTGGGTGTGATCCAGTGGCAGATGCGGCTGTTCAAAAATCTGGATTCATTTCTGGATCAGATCGAGTTCTTCGTCAATGCGGTCAGTGATTACCGGGCTGATTTCATGGTACTGCCGGAGTTCTTCAACACGCCCTTAATGGCCGATTTCAACGATCTGCCAGAGCCGGTAGCTATTCGCAAACTGGCCGATTTTACGGAGCCTGTGCGCGAAAAACTCTGTGAACTGGCTATTTCCTACAATGTCAATATTGTGGGAGGAAGCATGCCCCTCGTAGACGATGATGGGAAGTTGTATAATGTGGCCTACCTCTGCCGTCGCGATGGCTCCTGGGAAGAATACAGGAAAATTCACATTACACCCAATGAAGTAAGGCATTACGGCATGGTGGGTGGTTATGAAATTCGGGCATTCGACACCGACTGTGGTAAAATTGGTATGCTGATCTGTTACGATGTCGAATTCCCCGAACTCGGCCGGATTCTGGCTCAGCAGGGCATGCAGATTCTGTTTGTACCGTTCCTGACCGATACCCAGAATGGCTACTCCCGAGTGCGACACTGCGCTCAGGCACGCGCCATCGAGAATGAATGTTATGTGGCGATATCGGGATGCGTCGGGAATCTCCCTAAAGTCCATAACATGGATATCAATTACGCACAGTCGGCCGTATTTACGCCTTCCGACTTTCAGTTCCCGACCAACGCGGTGAAGGCCGAAGCAACGACCAATACCGAGATGGTGCTCATTGCCGACGTAGACCTGAGTCTGCTGAAAGAGCTTCATGAACATGGCTCCGTACAGGTACTCAAAGACCGCCGGACAGACCTTTATGACGTGACGCTGAAAAAAGCCGCCAGAAAGGCCCTTAAGCAGAAGAAAGCATCGTCGGATAACGATCCTGAAGAAGTTGCTCCAATCATCACAGTTGCAGAATGA
- a CDS encoding threonine aldolase family protein: MTIDLRSDTITQPTPAMREAMFTAQLGDDVLGDDPTVNALEAKAAAMFGMEAALFCASGTMTNQLAIRTHTRPGDDVICDYLSHVYQYEGGGISVNALASASLAHGERGKLTPDLIRDYIYSPSDSHKPLSRLVVLENTVNKGGGCYYTVPEIAAIRHVCDEHGLLLHLDGARLFNALVETGEPTEAYGQLFDSISICLSKGLGCPVGSLLLGKAAMVRQARRYRKLMGGGWRQAGFLAAAGIYALDHHIDRLKIDHARARKIGAILEKLPEVEEILPIDTNIVIFRLPANLLAADYVAQLDSKGIRGVQFGKHLVRFVTHLDLTDEMITEMEKKMTLDSNR, encoded by the coding sequence ATGACGATTGACCTGCGTAGCGATACAATTACTCAACCCACGCCCGCCATGCGCGAGGCTATGTTTACGGCCCAACTGGGCGACGATGTTCTCGGCGATGATCCTACGGTCAATGCCCTCGAAGCAAAAGCGGCCGCTATGTTCGGCATGGAAGCGGCTTTGTTCTGTGCCTCCGGTACGATGACGAACCAGCTGGCGATACGCACTCACACCCGCCCCGGCGACGATGTCATCTGCGATTACCTGTCGCACGTGTATCAGTACGAAGGAGGTGGTATTTCGGTGAATGCACTGGCGTCTGCCAGTCTGGCCCACGGCGAACGCGGTAAGCTCACTCCTGATCTTATCCGCGATTACATTTACAGCCCATCAGATTCGCACAAACCGCTGTCACGGTTGGTCGTACTCGAAAATACGGTGAATAAAGGCGGGGGGTGTTACTATACCGTTCCCGAAATTGCGGCCATCCGGCATGTCTGTGACGAACACGGCTTACTCCTTCATCTCGATGGGGCACGGCTTTTTAATGCCCTGGTCGAAACGGGCGAACCGACTGAAGCATACGGTCAGTTGTTCGACTCGATCAGTATCTGTTTATCGAAAGGTTTAGGTTGTCCGGTAGGGTCGCTCCTGCTTGGCAAAGCAGCTATGGTTCGCCAGGCCCGGCGCTACCGTAAGCTGATGGGGGGCGGCTGGCGACAGGCGGGGTTCCTGGCCGCAGCGGGCATCTACGCACTTGATCACCATATCGACCGGTTGAAAATTGATCATGCCCGCGCCCGAAAAATTGGCGCTATTCTCGAAAAGCTGCCCGAAGTCGAAGAAATTCTCCCGATTGACACGAACATCGTGATTTTTAGGCTCCCGGCAAACCTCTTAGCCGCCGATTACGTTGCACAATTAGACTCCAAAGGCATTCGTGGCGTTCAGTTTGGCAAGCACCTGGTGCGCTTTGTCACGCATCTGGATTTGACAGATGAGATGATCACGGAAATGGAGAAAAAGATGACGCTGGATAGCAATCGTTAG